The genomic region TTGAAGAGTCACAACAATACGTCTCCGATTGCTCCCCTAACTCACTCTCACCTTTAGCGGAATCCGTCTTGCCgatgtaaatataaatctgCTCTCACTTCCCAGATTGTGTTTATGATAAGCAGTAGACATGGCATATGAGAAAGAAATGGGTTGTAGATCCAATATGTTTCTGTCTGAAAGGGTGTTCCAATATTGTTTTGGAAGCAGGCATTCATAAGGTTCTTTCAATAAAGCCAGGTGCGTGGGTTTATGATGTGTTGATGTGAGGGGAGATTGAGTTTGTGCTGCTGAAAAGTAGATGGATGTATCCTCGGAGAACAAATCACCTTTTCTGTTGTGCTCCCGTCCCCTCCCCTGCACCATGTCAGCTCTGCCGGCTCCCTGATCAGTCGTTCCTCTGGGGAGCTGGCAGGCCTCGTCATTCCGTCCTCACCATGCGACCTACACCTTGTGTACGATTCCTTCAAGAACTTCTTTAAGATAAAAAAGTAGCGCAAGagattttgaaaatgttattaCATTATACCCCGGATGGTAGAAGAGAGAGACGAGCCGCCCCAAAGCTCTTGAGCATTAAACCTTCAACTGGTTGATTTATGGATTTGATTATATCCACTTTTTGCGTGGTCAAACATTATTTATGAATTGTGGGTCTTTCACAGAGATACAACTCTAAATCTAAACGGCGCCAAAGCATCTCAGCTTGTGGTCATCTCAAACTAATGTGTACAAACTGACCGGaaaatggtattttttttattgttaaatttgAAGTTGTGTAGCGCAGTGCAGGGAACTGAGTCCTCTTCCTCCGCCCCCCAGAGACCGGCCAGTCAAAAGCTGTCACAGATTTCCATACAATGGAGTTTTGAAATGAATCAACGGAGCTATGTAGCCGTCTATTACTGACTTCTAAAGCTGGCTCCTCAGGTGTCCAGATAATTTATCATGGCCTGTAATAGAGACATTTAAGACCCAGGACATTGTGACATATGATCTGCCACATAACAATCCAAAGAATCTAGTGACCCGATTTCCTGTCTGGTAAGGGGATACACCTTCATGATCTTCTTACACTGGGCAGCAGGCTGTCTTATTGAGTACAGAGATATCTtgtgtgtaacagtgtgaaagcagaagaaaatggaCCAACAAAATATTCTGCTAAATATGATCTGATCGCTCTCTCATCAACTCCTCTCTTTCCTTTTGTATCACAGAACGTGGGCTCGGGCCACCTTCGCCAGTACCCACCTAACCCAGCCATGGTGATGAAGTCCATCATCAGCATGAACAGCTCCAATGGGATGATAGCCCGGAATCAGCTGACCACTATCAACCAATCCCAGCTCAACACACAGAACCTAAACATGGCAGGACCCAACATCACCCATACCTCCCCGTCTCCACCGGCCAGCAAGTCTGCCACACCATCACCCTCCAGCTCCATAAATGAAGATGACCAGGATGACGGCAACAGGGTCAGGGAGATGATTTATATCTAGACTAATTGTTGGGGGGGAAATAACATGCAggcgtaaaaaaacaaacgttttaGTACATTTCTGCATCTCAAAGTGTTCTGTTTCTGCAGGTCATTGGTGAGAAGCGACCAGCTCCCATAGATCCCACAAAGAAACCCAAGACtcctaagaagaagaagaagaaggatccCAATGAGCCTCAGAAGCCAGTGTCCGCTTATGCCCTGTTCTTCAGAGACACCCAGGCCGCCATCAAGGGTCAAAATCCCAACGCCACCTTTGGGGAGGTGTCCAAGATTGTGGCCTCCATGTGGGATGGTCTTGGAGAGGAGCAGAAGCAGGTACTGTACAACATAacttgttatttgttattcGCACCATTCAAATATGTTGATACTTATTTGTACTAATCTATGAGTTAGAAGTGAATATtattcagtgtctgtgtgtgatgtactATATGATGCCTGAGCTCAAAAGAATTgccttttaaatgattaaatgtttgcatttttacttaactttttctcctctcaggtttacaaaagcaaaacagaagCTGCCAAGAAAGAATATTTAAAAGCCCTTGCCGCATACCGTGCTAGTCTGGTTTCCAAGGTGAGAAACTGCCACTTCATTTCACCTGACAAATGTGTGACTTTGACAGTACGGTAAATTGAATTTCCAAATTTGTCGTAATGTATTATGCACCGtgaaattttagtttttttttaataactgaaGTAATTTGAGGCGCAGAAAATGCATGGACTAACTTTTGTGAAAGGTGTGGCTTTGTAGAtgatttctgatgttttttttaatccaggcTGCAGCAGAATCCGCTGAGGCCCAGACTATCCGCTCAGTGCAGCAGACCTTGGCCTCCACCAGCCTGTCCCCGGGCCTGGTGCTGTCTTCACCCCTCAACCAGCACCCTTCCATGTCGCCAGCATCCCAGGCCCTTCAACGGGCCATTGCCCCAAAGCCTCTGCAGATGAGACTAGGAGGCAATCAGATTGTGACCTCTGTCACAGTTTCCCACCAGAACATGTCTGGTGGGATCCCACCACAGTTGCTTGGCCAGATGGGTAGTGGAGGTGGGGGCATGGTGGCAGGTGCCCAGTCCACGGCAGTGTCTCAGATGAGCCCGCCCATGCAAccggtgcagcagcagcattcgatgcagcagctccagcaacagcagcagcagatgcagcagcaCCTCCAGCACCatcagatgcagcagcagcagatgcatCACCAGCAGATCCAGCAACAGATGCAGCATCAGCATTTCCAACACCACCTCCagcaacagctgcagcagcatcacatgcagcagcagcagcagcagcaacagcaacaacagcagcagcagcagcagcagcagcaacaacagcagcagcagcagcagcagcaacagcagcaacaacaacagcaaatgcAGCTGCAGCAAATGCAGATGCACCATCAGCTGCATCAGCAGCAGATTCAACATctccagcagcaacagcagcagcagcagcatcagtccCAGTGTTCCCCACCCCAGCACTCTCCCGGTACACCCGGTGCGTCACTGGGCAGCCCCCAGCCTCccccacagcagcagccacaccCCTCCCAAATCCAGGCCCATGCTCAGGTCCTGTCCCAGGTCAGCATTTACTGAGCCAAATGGAAATCCTATCTCAAAGaacaggaataaaataaaagcatcattcCATGTTGCTTTTCTAAGTTGCACTTAAgaagtgtgtaagatttagaaTGTTAAACAAAGAACTTGTCCATTGTTATAGACGGATATGCACATGCATGTACAGGAGTTAAACATGTTAGCTGGGGTTTTGTCTATAAAATAGGCTGAACTGCGACGGTTGCGGCGACCGCCCAgcaattgtttatttgtttgtgaggtCTTTTTCAGTTGTCGATTTGAACTTACTGGGGGCACACGGTGTgtcttttgctgttttatttaacaataaatCTTATTTATGAGGCCAGAGTTGTCAATTCACTGCAGCAAAACGAAATTCTTTTTCCGGGTTTTAGTAGGATTTGTATCCGTTGTTTCCTGGACGTAATGACTCACAGGATCCTTGCTGGAAACAAGTAACCCACACATCAGTCTTTGTTCTGACACTGGGCAAAATATAACGACACTTTTGTTTACTTCAACCGTTCTCCTTCACCGGGCGTCTCGCAGCTGTTAACCGTTGAAATGGCACGGAGGAATCGAGTCAAATCGAGTCGCGCGCTCGTCGGAGCGCCTGGCGATATTTCAACACGTTCAAACCACATCGCAAACATTGTCGTAGAGAATAAGGGGAACTGGAAATATGGCTGAACGGACTCAGACAAAGACTGCCATAAATCATTTATGTAATCACATCATCAAACTGTAGCTGTAATCTGCTGTACATGTTTTGTAGAGTGGGGAGAGCTGAGACCTCCTTTATCCAGTAATCTACCCTCCAGGTGATTTGCCCCAAAGCATTTAAACCGACACAACCCAACCAACACCCCCCCCTTCGTGAAGAAGTCGTCTTTAAtctatttgtttttacttcagATGTTTAAcaattaaattatgtttttattttgtgaagcaAAAGGGGGATATTTTATGGGAAATGCTCATTTCTGGATCAAGGAAGATGGTTTGGGGAttgatgtatttttattctGCTTATTGATACCGTCTTTGTTTaaaagaaggggggaaaaaaaaggagaaactaGCAGAGCCAGTTTGTTGCACTGCCAAAGCCAACTGAAAAGATATCGGAGGTATTTTTTGCCAGCTGTATAGTCCCtgagaaaaaggaaatgttgtACATTTTTCATATCACCTGTTGTAAAGTTTTAATATGTGAggctttaattaaaacattgttaaatgaCCTGTGGATTGCTATATCACATAGTGCATTTCTGctcttttatactttttttatgaGTTATAATGGCAGTAATTCATTCTGTTTGCATTTTGCTTACAAACCAACTGCTTCTGGAAACGGTCGATAGGATAAGTGCACATGGGTACGGAGTTCATAGACGAGACGTTTTGGGCttatttgagaaaaaaaactaat from Solea solea chromosome 5, fSolSol10.1, whole genome shotgun sequence harbors:
- the tox3 gene encoding TOX high mobility group box family member 3, with the protein product MDVRFYPTAGGNPIPGDPPNLDFAHCLGYYNFNKFQNNNNYMNMAEANGALLAAGDTFHTPSLGDEEFEIPPITPPPEMESGLGLSEVDSPFPAMPEPPGPHRGPLIPQFPPQSLDLPSITISRNMMDQEGMTVNNGQPVNVGSGHLRQYPPNPAMVMKSIISMNSSNGMIARNQLTTINQSQLNTQNLNMAGPNITHTSPSPPASKSATPSPSSSINEDDQDDGNRVIGEKRPAPIDPTKKPKTPKKKKKKDPNEPQKPVSAYALFFRDTQAAIKGQNPNATFGEVSKIVASMWDGLGEEQKQVYKSKTEAAKKEYLKALAAYRASLVSKAAAESAEAQTIRSVQQTLASTSLSPGLVLSSPLNQHPSMSPASQALQRAIAPKPLQMRLGGNQIVTSVTVSHQNMSGGIPPQLLGQMGSGGGGMVAGAQSTAVSQMSPPMQPVQQQHSMQQLQQQQQQMQQHLQHHQMQQQQMHHQQIQQQMQHQHFQHHLQQQLQQHHMQQQQQQQQQQQQQQQQQQQQQQQQQQQQQQQQQQQMQLQQMQMHHQLHQQQIQHLQQQQQQQQHQSQCSPPQHSPGTPGASLGSPQPPPQQQPHPSQIQAHAQVLSQVSIY